GATTGGTGGCGTTGAACGAAAGTTCCGAATTATTGCTGCGCGCCCGGTTGGATTTACGTCTGTACGAATCGCTGATGGGAAAAGGCGATGTCGAAACGGCCAAAGTCGCGCTGGGACGCGCCAAAGACAAAATTAATGGCGCCAATGGAAAGTGGCAGGAGTACCTGAAGTACCCGCAGTCTGAGCAGGAGAAAGTGATTTCGGCTGATATGGCCGAGAAGCGGGAAGCCCTGATGAAAACGTTTATTGATCCTGCTCTGATGGCGCTTGAGGCCGGGAACCTGGATGAATATCGCCAGCGAGCGGGAAAATCCACGGTACTCTACGCCGGGTTTGATAAATCGACCAAAGCGCTGGTGGCCTTCAAACAGCAAAGTATCGATGGCGCTTATGCTGACTCTAACGAGGGTGTTAAACGCATGGAAGTTATCCTGTATAGCGCCATCGCGTGTGCCTTGCTGCTGGCGGTGATGGCCTGGTTCGTGATGACTCATCTGGTGGTGAATCCGCTGAATAAGGCGATCTCGGTTTTTGACCGCATCGCCGAAGGCGATCTGAGAGCCGAAATCGATAGCAGCGGGAAAAATGAAATTGCCCAACTGTTCGCGGCGGTGCAACGCATGCGTGACGGGCTGGAAAACATGGTGCTGGTGGTGCGTAATGGGACGGATGCCATTACCATCGGGGTGGAGGAGATTGCATCGGGTAACGTTGACCTTTCCAGCCGCACGGAACAGCAGGCCGCCTCGCTGGATGAAACCGCGTCGAGCATGGAACAGATCATGGCGACGGTGAAGAACAACGAAGACAACACGCGCAAGGCTAACGATTTGGCGCAGC
This is a stretch of genomic DNA from Brenneria rubrifaciens. It encodes these proteins:
- a CDS encoding methyl-accepting chemotaxis protein; the encoded protein is MFRKIKIRTALSLMVFSLAALLFFVGVLGLVALQSGNKSFGQVDKVVLPGLVALNESSELLLRARLDLRLYESLMGKGDVETAKVALGRAKDKINGANGKWQEYLKYPQSEQEKVISADMAEKREALMKTFIDPALMALEAGNLDEYRQRAGKSTVLYAGFDKSTKALVAFKQQSIDGAYADSNEGVKRMEVILYSAIACALLLAVMAWFVMTHLVVNPLNKAISVFDRIAEGDLRAEIDSSGKNEIAQLFAAVQRMRDGLENMVLVVRNGTDAITIGVEEIASGNVDLSSRTEQQAASLDETASSMEQIMATVKNNEDNTRKANDLAQQASHSASRGGNVVTEVVDTMRSIKQSSAKISDIVGVIDGIAFQTNLLALNAAVESARAGQFGRGFAVVASEVRTLAQRSATAAKEIGTMIDASLSRIEKGAGLVELAGKTMDEVLTDVKKVVDIMDEIMLASSEQSRGISQINVAINQMDTVTQQNASLVAEVATSAGSLQEQVINLQQSVARFQIERERMGAEYPVPGLRQNIALVDAR